Genomic DNA from uncultured Desulfuromusa sp.:
ACCAGCTTTCTTAGTTCCCAACTACGATCTAGGTTATGGAATAGAAATGGTGTTAGGTCCATACTCAGATACCAGAGAGTTACGGCAACCGGCATGACCATAAAGGGAAGGCGATACCTCCAAAACAGTACAGCTCCTGAAGCAAGCGTGCCTAGCTCCATAAGAAGCCAGTTCCAATCAACATATTTGTGATAGTCCCGGTAGGCATGCTCACCGTCCCAAAAACCAAGAGCTTGCTGCAATCCATAGATGGCTAAGGGGGTAAGTGCAACGACAAAAGCTCCCATTATCCCCGCAGGGATCGCGAGGGCACGGCGGGTAAAGTAATGGAGCAACCACAAGCCAATGCCGGCATAAACCAAAGCAATAAAAAAGATGCCCCAACCGCCAAAATTCTCCCACCCGAGAGTCATGAACAAACTCATAGCCCCTATGGCAATCAAGCCACCAAGGTAATAAAGGATATGGGTCAGATTGAAGCTTGGGTTGTCTTTGTTCAAATCCGTGAAGTAGGTCCAAAGGTTGTCGGCTTGATCTTGGGTAATCAAGCCCTTTGATGCAGCCTTGTTTATTGCCCTGCGGTTTATCTTCATTTGGCCCCTCTTAACGTGTTTGGAGAAAAAGCCTTTCGTGGCTCCTCCGATAATTCCAGCCATGAAAACGGAAACTTCTGACAGTTTTCTGAACAGATCATTTTGTGTGCAAATCAGGGCATTTCTGGCTCTGATTTCTTTCAATATGTTGGCAATGAATGTTGTTTTCTCAATTCTGCCTTGTTTTCTATCCAAACTCCATCCCAAATCGGTGAGTCTTGGTCAAGTTGTGTAACATGGTCATCAGTTGCCACTGGCCGGTAACCTTCTTCTTGCCACGTAAGCTGATTTTTTTGATCCCGATGGCGTCACCGATGTGCCCGAAGTCGGGTTCGATGATACCAAAAACTAGCGTCATTCGGCAGTGCCCCTCGCCTTAATAGGGGGAGTGTCTCTTGTTTTTCCCCCTCGTTTTCCCTCGTTTTCCCTCGTTTTCCGGTTGATGCATTTTTTCAGCATAACCCACGTTGACAAGAAGCAGGTCTTTTCTTATTCAACTATCAGTCATTGTGGCCAGATTGAAGTTAATCCTGCCTCTCTCATGAAAAACCACAGTTTTTAAGTTGTCAAACATGAGAGACGCATAGAGTAGGAATACAAAAATATTTAATTATATCCAGCGACTAACGGTGGATTACGTTCAGAGAATTGTCCATTCCAATAGGGGTAGTAAGGATAAGGGATTTGCGGCTTGCTCGCAATATCGAGTCTCATAACCTGCTCATCCGTCAGCTGCCACCCCATACTCCCAATATTATCCAATAGCTGCTGTTCATTGCGCGCCCCAATCAGTACTGAAGCAACTGTAGGGCGATGAAGCACCCAATTCAGAGAGATTTGCGGCACGCTTTTGCCGGTTTCTGCGGCAATATCTTCCAATACATCCACCACACGATAGAGTTGCTCGTCGGCGACGGGTGGTGCAAATTGTTCGCTACCGTGCAGGCGACTGGCCTCAGGGACCGGTTTGCTACGACTGATTTTTCCGGTCAGTCGGCCCCACCCCAACGGACTCCATACGATAGCTCCCATTCCCTGATC
This window encodes:
- a CDS encoding transposase, translated to MTLVFGIIEPDFGHIGDAIGIKKISLRGKKKVTGQWQLMTMLHNLTKTHRFGMEFG